Genomic segment of Macaca nemestrina isolate mMacNem1 chromosome 3, mMacNem.hap1, whole genome shotgun sequence:
tcacagcactccagcctgggcgacagagcgagattctgtctcaaaaaaaaaaaaccaaaaaaacacaaagataaatgaTTATAAACACCTGGTCTTAGAAGGCATACAAAGCACTTCCaatttcagtaaaaataaattttaatggatTAAATTTACATATCTAAGTTATTGTGGattataatttgaaatattaactTTTCACCCTTGTGTTAATTTATGAAAAACTATCTTCACTAACAGATAAAGACATTTCCTCTTCCTCAATTCAAATAAGAAAGTGATTACAAAATGATACATggaaagagtgaaagaaaaaaccATAGTCCTTAAATGAAGTAGTTTAAAGGGCTAGTGGTTGAATTCTGATCAATTTGGAAGAAAGATGCatagtaattattaataaaaacaaaaagcaacctTAAAAAAAGGGAGAAACTGTCTTAAAATAGGACAAAAGAAAATCTAGGGCAGATTTCCAACTGTAATTAACaaatgccattaaaaataatgcacAAAAGTAATTCATGAGGAGCgcacataaaaagatgaaaaCGTTGTGTAATTAAATACAATAAAGTTCTCCTAAGATTCCTTCATCTATAATATCCCCACAGTAAATTCAGTGTCActctttaataaagaaaaaatttaaaaatctgtaacatTACTGAATGTACAGCACATTCCTCTGTTTAACTGTCTCAGATGTCCCCCAAATAAACCCTGAAACATTCTTTATTAAGCATGTATTTTCAATCTAAAAAGAATGTATAGTTCAAAATTTATCATTCTGAAGTGGTTTATCTGTAAGCTAAAAATCTAgccataataaaatacatgttttaatgGAAGTTAAGAACGTAGGAAAGAACTCCAGATTCACACGCTCCATGTAATACTATGAAAGATGCACCAAACTCTTAAAAAGTATATTACAACGTGAAAGATGTAAAGCATTGAAAATAGTATTCCTTAATGCTTTTATCAAAAGACTTTACACTGATTCCCACAGCAGAAAATCAAAGCAAAACCTCAGAGAGTAATGTATTCAACTATTAAAGTCCCAATTACGATTAAGATATACCATATATACTATCTATTACAAGAACATTGAGAAAGAATTTCTACATACcatattatctttgttttcatttttaaatgaagtttctGTCTCCATTGGAGCATCACTGTGATCCCCTTCCAAATTTTGCTTCTCAATTACTGATGCGCTAGCCACACTGAAGATTCCATGGATGTTAACACGAACTTTAACCTTCACTTTGGAACTATCACCATCAGACTGTGGAAAAACATTCTGAATAGTGAAGCTcccttaaggaaaaaaaaactccaaTCAGTATGTGAGCCTCAGATTAACTTATTCAATTCATTGAATAATTTGGCTATCATCTTTAAGATGTTGGCAAATAATCATGTTGGCAATAATTATGATCGTATCCTGATTGATCACTATGGGGCAGGTACTTCCCCCAGATTATCTTTTATAAACCATAACAAACCTGTTATTAAGTCTCAGGAAGCTTAAGTAACCTGCCCAAAATCAtggaagtaggaaaaaaaaaaaaaaaaaagaaagcattgggAATTTAACCATGGACAATTTGATTCAAAGGCAGTAAGTTATCTTATAATACTGCTACTCTAAAaccaaaataacaaaattcaaattctgaatttgaaaacaaaatagataTTCCCTTTTTTGATATAAGCTTTACAAATCATAACCATCTTGGTAATTCATAAACAAAGCaattccaatttttttattttttctatagcAAAATACCTGCAGAGATTATTAGCAATGCTTTAAGAAATCTACTgatgttttatttctctaaagaaatctcatatatatattatcTACAGTAGAAGAGAGAATATTAGGCAGTAAAATCAGGTAGTAAAAAACTTGGATGACTTTTTTATGGGTTAAATTTTGCCCCCCACCTGCTCCCACACTGTGCTTAGTACCTCAGAACATGactatgtgtgttttgttttgagacgcagtttcactctgtcacccagacagtagtgcagtggcatgatcataggtcactgcagcctcaaactcccaggctcaagcaatcctcccacctcagccttcaagtagcggggactacaggtgcacgctaccatgtctagctaatttttctgatttttagtacagattaggtctcactatgttgcccagggtggtcttgaatgcgtgggctcaagcaatccccctgctcagccttccaaagtgctaggattacaggcatgagccaccatgctcagactgtgactgtatttggagataccTTGACTTCAGACTTCTAATCTTCAGAACTGAGACAACAAATTTCTACTGTTTAAGCCACCTAGcgtgtggtactttgttatagcagccctagcaaactaatataatGTTCAATAATTTTACTGCTTTATATAATATCcttgaaatatttataatatttgtgCTGTCCCCTTCTTAGTCTATAAAGCAGCACatagacaaaaatataaaacttgaaaatccttttaaatgttataaaataatttcattttatatcttCTGAAAAGATCGCTCAGTTAAAATGGATATTACAATCTCCTAttctcactttccttttttttctattatttttaattgcatttagtCACATCATTTATAAGGGAATATGTTTATAGAAGATGGTTAAGACTGGTTAGTGATTTATTCTTGGGgtttgttttaaaatgagaaaggGGGAAGTAGTTATGAGTTCACAAAGAATATTTCAGGATGATACAGGTTGACTGTAAACTCAAAAGGGACACTGACACCAATCCTATAAACAGCAAATATGGATGTAACTGATTTAAGCCTAttggttcatttttaaaaagtactcttCTTTCTTTAAAGTTAAGTACTATAAATGATTCTTGAAAATCTACTGTGGGCATGATATATTCAGTCAAACTTGTTAGGGGTTGGGGAATGTTTTTGTGACTATCCAATTCAGAGCATGATTGAGAGTTAAAACAGCATTACAAAGAGTAACAGTCATGGTACATAATCAATTCCTTGGACGATACAGCTTCCACAGCTCTCATCATCCTGGTTACCCTTCTTTCCGCTTTCACTTGCACACTCctttaacaaacaaaaaacatcaaaGTTCACCAAAATTCTTAAAGTCACAGTTCATCTAGCACTGAATGATAGTAGCTTTGGCATTTGATATTACAAAATCACTTTTccatcacaaatattttcttcattctggaTCAAGGCGAGGTAAACAGGAACAGTCAGGTTCCCAAATGCAGAGTCTTGAATTATGAAGTATCCAAATGAATGTGCATGAGCATGCTGCAAAGCTGCCTTCTGCTGGGCTGCAATATACTGCTGCTCAGCGTGATCCTGGAAGTCCTTAAAAGAGGGTCTCGAGAGTGCAATGCTAGCTCCAGCATGATTTGTTGAAGACTGGTTCTGCATaagtagttttcttttctctttgtccaGTTCTGCCAAGATTGCAACTTGTTTTGAAAACCTTGTCCTGAAGAGTTTGCTGCAATTTTCCTATTGTGTTTCAATTATGTCCAGTGGCAACTGGTCAGCACTTCACAATCACCTGGGACGTGAGAACACCGGGACCGCCTCACCTTCCAATCGCCCTCACTTTCATATTAATCCAGTAATAGTCATTCTAATTGTTGCCAGTGaacataaagtttaaaattagAACATACAGTCTGTCTGGCAGCACAATTTCAATCTACTGATTAAAGTTAAGTTTttcagtaaaaaataattattccacaaaCCTTTCAGGACAGTTAcagagcattttatttttatagagggagtctcactgtgtcgacaaggctggagtgcagtggtgcaatctcaactcactgcagtctctgcctcctggctttgtgcaattctcctgcctcagcctcccaagtagctgagattacaggtgtttgccacca
This window contains:
- the LOC139362326 gene encoding LOW QUALITY PROTEIN: SOSS complex subunit C (The sequence of the model RefSeq protein was modified relative to this genomic sequence to represent the inferred CDS: inserted 1 base in 1 codon) is translated as MQNQSSTNHAGASIALSRPSFKDFQDHAEQQYIAAQQKAALQHAHAHSFGYFIIQDSAFGNLTVPXLPRLDPE